The Chryseolinea soli nucleotide sequence CATCCTTTCTTTGGTTTCGGTGGAGGAAGAGAATGCCCTGAAGAACAACTATCCGCTTCGAAAGGTGGGCTCGAGTTTTCTGCAGGAGAAGAGTTCGGTCTACATCAATGTGTACCTGTTGTTTGCCGCAAAGTACAACAACTACGACACCGCCCTGAAAGCGTTGAGCCAGGTGATCACCTGCTTCCAGACGATCCGCAGGGTTTTCTTTGTGTTCGACAACGAGACCCAGGAGTCGGTGCTGAACCTGCACAACATGGGGTTCGAGAATCTGAACAACCTGTGGACGGTTTTGGGTGGACGCTATTTGCCCTCGGTCATTTACAAGGCGCGCGTGCTGA carries:
- a CDS encoding DUF4255 domain-containing protein, yielding MIDLLVDEVSSQLNDHLRLKGMDDLYKCTVGDVTVHDKNNEAGGDNEIVESIILSLVSVEEENALKNNYPLRKVGSSFLQEKSSVYINVYLLFAAKYNNYDTALKALSQVITCFQTIRRVFFVFDNETQESVLNLHNMGFENLNNLWTVLGGRYLPSVIYKARVLMFQQSPPVSGSAIVDIQEQEAIP